In Paenarthrobacter sp. GOM3, a single window of DNA contains:
- the tsaD gene encoding tRNA (adenosine(37)-N6)-threonylcarbamoyltransferase complex transferase subunit TsaD yields the protein MTATFPQDLKQPLVLGIESSCDETGVGIVRGTTLLTNTVSSSMDEHVRFGGVIPEIASRAHLDAFVPTLQESLHEAGVTLEDIDAIAVTSGPGLAGALMVGVCAAKALAVATGKPLYAINHLVAHVGVGLLDGKPDAGAAAGLGAGQLPENLGALLVSGGHTEILRIRSITDDVELLGSTIDDAAGEAYDKVARILGLGYPGGPAIDKLARQGNPKSIRFPRGLTQPKYMGTAEDKGPHRYDWSFSGLKTAVARCVEQFEARGEEVPVADIAAAFQEAVVDVISSKAVLACKENGITDVLLGGGVAANSRLRELTRQRCTSAGITLHVPSLDLCTDNGAMVAALGAQLIMAGIGPSGLAFAPDSSMPVTSVSLPA from the coding sequence ATGACCGCGACTTTCCCGCAGGACCTGAAGCAGCCCTTGGTGCTCGGCATTGAGTCCTCTTGCGATGAGACCGGTGTCGGGATCGTCCGGGGGACCACGTTGTTGACCAACACCGTGTCTTCATCCATGGACGAGCATGTGCGCTTTGGTGGTGTCATACCCGAAATCGCTTCCCGCGCGCATTTGGACGCCTTTGTTCCCACGCTGCAGGAATCGCTGCATGAAGCCGGTGTCACTTTGGAGGACATCGACGCCATTGCGGTCACCTCGGGACCAGGCCTCGCCGGCGCCCTGATGGTTGGGGTCTGTGCCGCGAAGGCTTTGGCTGTGGCCACGGGCAAACCGCTGTATGCGATCAACCACCTGGTAGCCCATGTGGGTGTCGGCCTGCTGGATGGAAAGCCCGACGCCGGTGCTGCCGCCGGCTTGGGTGCCGGGCAGTTGCCGGAGAACCTCGGCGCGCTCCTGGTGTCGGGCGGCCACACGGAGATCCTCAGGATCAGGAGCATCACGGACGATGTTGAGCTGTTGGGCTCGACCATCGATGACGCTGCCGGCGAGGCCTACGACAAGGTGGCACGCATCCTTGGCCTTGGCTATCCCGGTGGGCCGGCCATCGATAAGCTGGCACGCCAGGGCAACCCCAAATCCATCCGTTTCCCACGGGGACTGACCCAGCCCAAGTACATGGGGACCGCCGAGGACAAGGGCCCACACCGCTACGACTGGTCGTTCAGTGGACTGAAGACTGCCGTCGCCCGCTGCGTGGAGCAGTTCGAGGCCCGCGGCGAGGAAGTGCCCGTGGCTGACATCGCCGCGGCCTTCCAGGAAGCCGTGGTGGATGTCATCAGTTCCAAGGCGGTCCTTGCGTGCAAGGAGAACGGCATCACCGATGTGCTGTTGGGGGGCGGCGTCGCGGCGAACTCACGGCTCCGCGAATTGACCCGGCAGCGCTGTACCTCAGCCGGGATCACCCTCCACGTACCGTCGCTTGACCTGTGTACGGACAACGGTGCCATGGTCGCAGCGCTGGGTGCGCAGTTGATCATGGCGGGCATCGGGCCGAGCGGACTTGCCTTTGCCCCGGACTCGTCCATGCCGGTGACCTCCGTGTCCCTGCCTGCCTAG
- a CDS encoding carbohydrate kinase family protein, producing MDAMPQRRYDPLAAVRSDGDHQCDLLLTGTVFQDIIFTGLSHSPEPGTEVWSEGMGSCPGGVANQAIAAARLGLRTNLAATFGDDGYGDYNWQILESQEHVDLSLSRRIPGWHSPVTVSMCVNQDRSMVTHGHPAPISSSELIGQPPKALAAVADLGEELEPWMMAAKKAGTKLFGVVGWDPTGEWSERRLEQLGNFHAFLPNAPEAMAFTGKADPWAALYSLADRVPVAVVTLGPQGAVAVDSETGEEEWVPSLPVSASDPTGAGDCFGAAFIVGCLAGWTLGDRLRFANLCASLAVQEVGGSLAAPGWGDIADWWHRANARKERQSSQWVRRFAFLEPIVKDIPAEAQRRARATIAHLSDAQ from the coding sequence ATGGACGCTATGCCCCAGCGACGATACGACCCCCTTGCCGCCGTAAGGTCTGACGGCGATCACCAATGCGACCTCCTCCTCACCGGCACGGTGTTCCAGGACATCATCTTCACCGGTTTGTCCCACTCACCGGAACCCGGGACGGAAGTCTGGAGCGAAGGCATGGGAAGCTGCCCGGGCGGTGTGGCCAACCAGGCCATCGCTGCCGCCCGCCTGGGACTGCGGACCAACCTTGCGGCAACCTTCGGGGACGACGGCTATGGCGACTACAACTGGCAGATCCTGGAGAGCCAGGAGCATGTGGACCTGTCCCTGTCCCGAAGGATTCCCGGCTGGCACTCGCCGGTCACGGTATCCATGTGCGTAAACCAGGACAGGTCCATGGTCACCCACGGCCACCCAGCCCCCATCAGCTCCTCCGAACTGATTGGGCAACCACCCAAGGCGCTCGCCGCCGTCGCGGACCTGGGTGAGGAATTGGAACCGTGGATGATGGCCGCGAAGAAGGCGGGAACCAAACTCTTCGGCGTCGTGGGGTGGGACCCCACCGGCGAATGGTCCGAGCGTCGGCTCGAGCAACTCGGGAACTTCCATGCTTTCCTGCCCAATGCACCCGAAGCGATGGCGTTCACCGGCAAGGCCGATCCGTGGGCTGCCCTGTATTCGCTGGCCGACCGGGTGCCTGTTGCGGTGGTAACCCTTGGTCCCCAGGGGGCTGTGGCAGTGGATTCGGAAACCGGGGAAGAGGAATGGGTCCCGTCCCTGCCGGTCTCCGCCTCCGACCCAACGGGCGCCGGGGATTGTTTTGGGGCGGCCTTCATTGTCGGTTGCCTTGCGGGGTGGACGCTGGGGGACCGGCTGCGCTTCGCGAACCTCTGTGCTTCGCTGGCAGTCCAGGAAGTCGGAGGTTCGCTGGCTGCGCCCGGATGGGGTGACATCGCCGACTGGTGGCACCGGGCAAACGCGCGTAAGGAGCGTCAGTCCAGCCAGTGGGTCCGTCGCTTCGCGTTCCTGGAACCGATCGTCAAGGACATCCCTGCAGAGGCGCAACGCCGGGCACGCGCTACGATCGCACACTTGTCCGACGCCCAGTAA
- the tsaB gene encoding tRNA (adenosine(37)-N6)-threonylcarbamoyltransferase complex dimerization subunit type 1 TsaB yields the protein MLILAIDTSAVASAALISDDAMEGVVDSFATEDTRSHAEVLAPGIEKLLAGAGVTGADIYAIVTGVGPGPFTGLRSGIATARTLAFVWNKPLHGLMSLDAIALEVAESTASVSEFLVATDARRKEVYWARYTVVDGRLPELADGPHVGFAAELPDLPVFGAGAGLYADVLKADEDFARTQPNAAALGQFALARLASGQALLDSTPLYLRESDAQVPGPRKRAL from the coding sequence ATGCTGATCCTGGCCATTGACACCTCGGCTGTTGCCAGCGCTGCCCTGATCTCGGATGACGCCATGGAGGGCGTGGTGGATTCCTTCGCCACCGAGGATACCCGCAGCCATGCCGAGGTCCTTGCCCCTGGCATTGAGAAGCTCCTGGCTGGGGCTGGTGTCACCGGCGCTGACATTTATGCGATCGTCACCGGGGTAGGTCCTGGCCCGTTCACGGGGCTGCGTTCCGGTATTGCCACGGCCCGCACCCTGGCTTTTGTGTGGAACAAGCCGCTGCACGGTCTGATGAGCCTGGACGCGATTGCCCTGGAAGTGGCGGAATCCACGGCGTCGGTTTCCGAGTTCCTGGTTGCTACCGATGCCCGGCGCAAAGAGGTCTACTGGGCTAGGTACACCGTGGTCGATGGTCGGCTTCCCGAACTCGCGGATGGCCCGCACGTGGGCTTCGCCGCGGAACTGCCGGACCTTCCCGTCTTTGGAGCCGGCGCAGGTCTGTACGCGGATGTCCTCAAGGCGGACGAGGACTTCGCCAGGACCCAGCCCAATGCCGCAGCCCTGGGCCAGTTCGCGCTGGCCCGGCTCGCCTCGGGACAGGCCCTTCTCGACTCAACACCCCTCTACTTGCGGGAATCGGACGCCCAGGTTCCGGGCCCCCGGAAGCGTGCACTGTGA
- the tsaE gene encoding tRNA (adenosine(37)-N6)-threonylcarbamoyltransferase complex ATPase subunit type 1 TsaE, with protein MNQPQWERTVKVTTADQTHALAAALGGVLEAGDLLVLTGELGAGKTTFTQGLGEGLGVRAGIISPTFVLVRIHPNLPDGPRPGGPDLVHVDAYRLDSAAEVDDIDLENTMDSAVTVVEWGRDRVEHLSDSRLEIDLHRTVGGTNTAATGGVLDFDTEDDDEPRTIVFRGFGRRWTGAPHLLGEAESRPAQEGGN; from the coding sequence GTGAACCAACCCCAGTGGGAACGCACAGTCAAGGTCACGACGGCGGACCAGACCCACGCTCTCGCGGCGGCACTGGGTGGGGTGCTTGAAGCGGGGGACCTCCTGGTCCTGACCGGGGAACTGGGTGCGGGCAAAACCACGTTTACCCAAGGGCTCGGGGAAGGCCTGGGCGTTCGCGCAGGAATCATTTCGCCTACTTTTGTCCTTGTCCGGATCCACCCGAACCTTCCTGATGGTCCCCGGCCTGGCGGTCCGGACCTGGTCCACGTGGATGCGTACAGGCTCGACTCGGCCGCGGAAGTGGACGACATCGATCTTGAGAACACCATGGACTCCGCTGTCACGGTGGTGGAGTGGGGCAGGGACAGGGTGGAGCATCTCTCCGACAGCCGCCTGGAAATCGATCTGCACAGGACGGTGGGCGGTACCAACACCGCAGCTACCGGCGGCGTCCTGGACTTTGACACCGAGGACGACGACGAGCCCCGCACCATTGTGTTCCGGGGCTTCGGTCGCCGCTGGACCGGAGCACCCCACCTGCTGGGCGAAGCAGAATCCCGCCCTGCCCAAGAAGGAGGCAACTGA
- a CDS encoding GNAT family N-acetyltransferase produces the protein MAAVTDEQTFDIREATTADWPGIWSVLEPVIREGETFTWDRDTTEDTARAKWVKEAPGQTFVAVDKGSGEVLGTGEFHANQGGGGSHVANAGYMVGAKHSGKGIARALCAYSLVEAKAAGFYAMQYNAVVESNVRAVWLWQSMGFTILATVPEAFNHPEIGFVGLHVMYRKL, from the coding sequence GTGGCCGCTGTGACCGATGAACAGACTTTCGATATTCGAGAAGCAACAACAGCGGACTGGCCCGGCATCTGGTCCGTGCTGGAACCCGTGATCCGTGAAGGTGAAACCTTCACCTGGGACCGAGACACGACGGAAGACACAGCCAGGGCCAAGTGGGTCAAGGAAGCCCCCGGTCAGACCTTCGTGGCCGTAGACAAGGGAAGCGGCGAGGTGCTGGGCACCGGCGAGTTCCATGCGAACCAGGGCGGTGGCGGCAGCCATGTGGCCAACGCCGGCTACATGGTGGGAGCCAAGCACTCGGGCAAGGGCATCGCCCGGGCCTTGTGCGCCTACTCGTTGGTGGAAGCAAAGGCAGCAGGCTTCTACGCCATGCAGTACAACGCCGTGGTGGAGAGCAACGTGAGAGCGGTCTGGCTCTGGCAGTCCATGGGGTTCACCATCCTCGCCACCGTGCCGGAGGCCTTCAACCATCCGGAGATCGGCTTCGTGGGACTGCATGTGATGTACCGGAAACTCTAG
- a CDS encoding glutamate--cysteine ligase: MQIDFAPSRQSTLGVEWELALVNARTGELVSVANDVLKGVAANHPDLNEDDEHPHIKRELLLNTVELVTGICETVKDAKEDLSRSLAAVREVTDPMGVEVFCAGSHPFSPPLLQPVTDKERYAKLIERTQWWGRQMVIYGVHVHVGIDRRDKVLPILDGLVNYFPHFQALSASSPYWAGEETGYASQRALMFQQLPTAGLPFQFETWEAYESYVQDMFTTGVIDATSEIRWDIRPVANLGTIEMRICDGLATLEEVGAIAALTQCLVDEFSSILDAGGTIPTMPPWHVQENKWRAARYGMEAIIILDAEGNEQLVTEHLAETVARLEPVAAKLGCSEELADVLRIIERGASYQRQRRVAAEHDGDLQAVVMDLVQQMRKGPDA, from the coding sequence GTGCAGATTGATTTTGCGCCATCCAGGCAATCGACACTGGGTGTGGAATGGGAGTTGGCGCTCGTCAATGCACGCACCGGGGAACTGGTTTCCGTCGCGAACGATGTCCTGAAAGGCGTCGCCGCGAACCATCCCGACCTCAACGAAGACGATGAGCACCCCCATATCAAGCGCGAGCTGCTCCTGAACACCGTGGAGCTCGTCACCGGGATCTGCGAAACGGTCAAGGACGCCAAAGAGGACCTCAGCCGCTCACTGGCAGCTGTCCGCGAAGTCACCGACCCCATGGGTGTTGAGGTGTTCTGCGCAGGCAGCCACCCCTTCAGCCCTCCCCTGCTCCAGCCGGTCACCGACAAAGAGCGCTACGCCAAACTGATCGAGCGGACCCAATGGTGGGGACGCCAAATGGTTATCTACGGTGTCCACGTCCATGTGGGTATCGACCGTCGGGACAAGGTCCTCCCGATCCTGGACGGACTGGTCAACTACTTCCCGCATTTCCAGGCATTGTCCGCTTCCAGTCCCTACTGGGCAGGCGAGGAAACGGGCTACGCTTCCCAGCGTGCCCTGATGTTCCAGCAGCTTCCGACGGCCGGGCTCCCGTTCCAGTTCGAAACCTGGGAGGCCTACGAGTCCTATGTCCAGGACATGTTCACCACCGGGGTCATTGACGCCACCTCCGAAATCCGGTGGGACATCCGGCCGGTTGCCAACCTGGGCACTATCGAAATGCGCATTTGCGATGGCCTAGCCACCCTCGAAGAAGTCGGGGCCATAGCTGCCCTGACCCAGTGCCTGGTGGACGAGTTCTCCTCCATCCTGGACGCCGGCGGCACCATTCCCACGATGCCGCCTTGGCACGTTCAGGAAAACAAATGGCGCGCCGCCCGCTACGGCATGGAAGCCATCATCATCCTGGACGCGGAAGGCAACGAACAGCTTGTCACCGAACACCTCGCGGAAACCGTAGCCCGGCTGGAACCCGTAGCTGCCAAGCTGGGCTGCTCCGAGGAACTGGCCGACGTCCTCCGGATCATCGAACGCGGCGCCAGCTACCAGCGCCAACGCCGCGTCGCCGCTGAGCATGACGGAGACCTTCAGGCAGTGGTCATGGACCTAGTGCAGCAGATGCGCAAGGGGCCGGACGCCTAG
- the alr gene encoding alanine racemase, whose amino-acid sequence MTYEAAADIGIGSRASIAKSAVLERSAVIDLDAVRHNVRQFVAIASPASVMAVVKADAYGHGAVQVARAALDAGAAWLGVAHISEALALRAAGVDAPLLAWLHTRESNFQAAVAAGIDVGISGWELDAVVAAAREQERPARVHLKVDTGLGRNGCTIEDWDQLVGQAMDYQDQGLLRVVGIFSHLAVADEPHRPETDQQLAVFREAIAMAEDAGVDTEVRHIANTPATLSRPDSHFDLVRVGLGVYGLSPFEGATSAELGLHPAMTVRTLLSNCKKVPEGQGVSYGLNYRTTGESTLGLVPLGYADGVPRIATGGPVRVNGVNYPVVGRIAMDQMVIDLGPLTADAANALKGAEAVMFGDGADGGPTADDWAAAAGTNNYEIVTRISSRVPRSYVNELATQPAAPAGAVDAGTAAL is encoded by the coding sequence GTGACTTACGAAGCAGCAGCAGATATCGGGATCGGGTCCAGGGCCTCCATAGCAAAGTCGGCGGTGCTGGAACGTTCGGCTGTGATCGATCTCGACGCGGTGCGGCACAACGTTCGTCAGTTCGTCGCCATCGCCTCGCCCGCCTCCGTGATGGCGGTGGTAAAGGCCGACGCCTACGGCCACGGTGCGGTCCAAGTGGCCAGGGCCGCCCTCGACGCCGGAGCGGCCTGGCTCGGTGTTGCACATATTTCCGAGGCGCTCGCCTTGCGCGCTGCCGGGGTGGATGCGCCGCTGCTGGCCTGGCTGCACACCCGGGAAAGCAACTTCCAAGCGGCAGTCGCCGCCGGCATCGACGTCGGAATTTCCGGCTGGGAACTGGACGCAGTGGTAGCGGCAGCCCGGGAACAGGAACGGCCGGCACGGGTTCACCTGAAGGTTGACACGGGGCTTGGCCGAAACGGTTGCACCATTGAGGACTGGGACCAGTTGGTGGGCCAGGCAATGGACTACCAGGACCAGGGGCTCCTGCGCGTGGTCGGTATCTTCTCCCACCTCGCCGTGGCCGACGAACCGCACCGTCCCGAAACCGACCAGCAACTCGCCGTCTTCCGTGAGGCGATCGCCATGGCCGAGGACGCGGGAGTGGACACCGAGGTCCGCCACATCGCCAACACGCCCGCCACGCTGTCCCGCCCCGACTCGCATTTCGACCTGGTCCGGGTGGGTCTTGGCGTGTACGGACTCTCGCCGTTCGAGGGCGCAACGTCGGCCGAACTTGGCCTGCATCCGGCAATGACGGTCCGTACACTCCTGTCCAACTGCAAGAAAGTCCCCGAAGGCCAGGGAGTGTCCTACGGGTTGAACTACCGCACCACCGGGGAAAGCACGCTTGGCCTGGTGCCGTTGGGCTACGCCGACGGCGTCCCGCGCATTGCTACTGGCGGCCCTGTGCGCGTCAACGGGGTCAACTACCCGGTGGTGGGCAGGATCGCCATGGACCAGATGGTGATCGACCTTGGCCCGCTGACAGCTGACGCCGCCAATGCCCTCAAAGGCGCCGAAGCTGTCATGTTCGGGGACGGTGCCGATGGCGGTCCGACGGCGGACGACTGGGCAGCCGCCGCAGGAACCAACAACTACGAGATTGTCACGCGCATCAGCTCCCGGGTTCCGCGCAGCTACGTCAACGAGCTCGCCACCCAACCAGCGGCGCCTGCCGGTGCCGTCGACGCCGGGACGGCGGCGCTGTGA
- the mshA gene encoding D-inositol-3-phosphate glycosyltransferase, whose amino-acid sequence MPLIRRVAFLSLHTSPMEQPGAGDAGGMNVYVRALAMALAETGVEVEIFTRSTKANQPAVEHPGPGVCVHNVMAGPRRKIPKEELPELLHQMVGEIDRIRHEQLHGRYDAIHSHYWVSGVAGLELSELWGVPLVHTMHTMAKVKNLVLQSGERPEPRRREEGEQRIVDGAARLVANTPAEAEELVSHYGADRDRIDVAPPGVDLNVFTPAFRKKSRALRGVRPESFHILFAGRIQRLKGPQVFVKAAGILRRRRPDIDLEMTILGSLSGSKDFNLKQIIHDAGLDDVVTHRPPVVAPELASWFRSADVVAMPSFSESFGLVALEAQACGTPVIATNVGGLSRAISDGRTGLLVDGHDPSDWADALEDLYDDVQTREGMGRLAATHAESFGWQRTAAITLESYREAVSGLLVPRR is encoded by the coding sequence ATGCCATTGATTCGTCGCGTGGCATTCCTGTCGTTGCACACCTCCCCCATGGAGCAACCTGGCGCCGGGGACGCCGGCGGAATGAACGTCTACGTGCGGGCCCTCGCCATGGCATTGGCTGAGACCGGCGTGGAAGTGGAAATCTTCACGCGCTCCACCAAAGCCAACCAGCCCGCCGTCGAGCATCCCGGGCCTGGCGTCTGCGTCCACAACGTCATGGCGGGACCGCGCCGGAAGATTCCCAAGGAAGAGCTACCCGAACTCCTCCACCAAATGGTGGGGGAAATCGACCGGATCCGGCACGAACAACTCCACGGCCGGTACGACGCCATCCACTCGCACTACTGGGTTTCCGGGGTGGCGGGCCTCGAACTATCGGAGCTCTGGGGTGTCCCTTTGGTGCACACCATGCACACCATGGCCAAGGTCAAGAACCTCGTGCTCCAGTCCGGCGAGCGCCCCGAACCGCGTCGAAGGGAAGAAGGCGAACAAAGGATTGTCGACGGTGCTGCCCGCCTGGTGGCCAACACCCCCGCCGAGGCCGAAGAACTCGTCTCGCACTACGGGGCCGACCGCGACCGAATCGACGTAGCACCGCCCGGGGTCGACCTCAACGTCTTCACACCGGCCTTCCGTAAGAAATCCCGCGCCCTCAGGGGGGTGCGCCCGGAGAGTTTCCACATCCTCTTCGCCGGCCGGATCCAGCGGCTCAAAGGTCCGCAGGTGTTCGTGAAAGCCGCCGGAATCCTGCGTCGGCGCCGGCCCGACATCGACCTCGAAATGACCATCCTGGGATCCCTCAGCGGATCGAAGGACTTCAACCTCAAGCAGATCATTCACGACGCCGGGCTCGACGACGTCGTCACCCACCGGCCCCCCGTCGTAGCTCCCGAGTTGGCCAGCTGGTTCCGCTCCGCGGACGTCGTGGCCATGCCGTCCTTCAGCGAGTCCTTTGGGCTGGTCGCCTTGGAAGCACAGGCGTGTGGCACACCCGTTATTGCCACCAACGTCGGCGGCCTTTCCCGCGCCATCTCCGATGGGCGCACCGGTCTGCTGGTGGATGGGCACGACCCCTCGGACTGGGCAGACGCCCTGGAAGACCTCTACGACGACGTCCAGACCCGCGAAGGCATGGGACGGCTTGCGGCCACTCACGCCGAGTCCTTCGGGTGGCAGCGGACGGCCGCGATCACCCTGGAGAGCTACCGGGAAGCTGTCAGCGGTTTGTTGGTCCCCAGGCGCTGA
- a CDS encoding family 4 glycosyl hydrolase, producing the protein MRLMIAGGGGFRVPLVYRALCAGPFAGLVDTLVLYDVDALRVAAIEAVLRDMPTAPGSRPDVEVSTDLAQALEGTDVVFAAMRPGGTAGRIADERVALGLGLLGQETTGAGGISYALRSIPRMLELADAMRRHCPDAWLINFTNPAGMVTEALRPVLGGRVIGICDSAGGLVQRAARAAGAQLEDGRLDGVGYYGLNHLGWLYRLAPGGTDLLPGLLNDEQALGSMEEGRLFGRDVLKRLGCLPNEYLYYYYRTAQATDAIRSQQETRGASIHQQQSSLYPALVESDHAYALWDAARRSREEGYLAEARTHGEQRDEEDLAGGGYERVALALMKALFGGGKTQLILNVPNSPVSSAAGPATADGAVPGLPGDAVVEVPCEVTPDGALPLAQERPAAQFLTLMKRVKEVERLTVRAVREGDRESALRAFAAHPLVGSVSLGKDLLERYEQAFPELRGLWS; encoded by the coding sequence ATGCGGCTCATGATCGCCGGTGGCGGCGGATTCCGGGTTCCCCTTGTGTACCGGGCTTTGTGCGCGGGCCCTTTCGCTGGGCTGGTGGACACACTGGTGCTTTACGACGTCGACGCGTTGCGGGTCGCGGCCATTGAGGCAGTACTCCGCGATATGCCAACCGCGCCAGGTTCCCGGCCCGACGTCGAGGTTTCAACGGACCTGGCACAGGCGCTTGAGGGTACGGATGTGGTGTTCGCGGCGATGCGCCCCGGCGGAACGGCCGGTCGGATCGCCGACGAGCGCGTCGCCCTGGGCTTGGGCCTGCTGGGACAGGAGACCACCGGCGCGGGTGGGATTTCCTATGCGCTGCGCTCCATTCCCCGGATGCTTGAACTGGCAGATGCCATGCGCCGCCACTGCCCGGATGCGTGGCTGATCAACTTCACCAACCCCGCCGGAATGGTCACCGAAGCGCTGCGGCCGGTGCTGGGCGGGAGGGTGATCGGGATCTGCGATTCCGCTGGTGGCCTGGTGCAGCGGGCGGCCCGCGCTGCGGGGGCGCAGCTGGAGGACGGAAGGCTCGACGGCGTGGGCTACTACGGGCTGAACCACCTCGGCTGGCTGTATCGGCTGGCGCCGGGCGGGACTGACCTGTTGCCCGGCTTGCTCAACGACGAGCAGGCCCTTGGGTCCATGGAAGAAGGGCGCCTGTTCGGCCGCGATGTCCTGAAAAGGCTCGGCTGCCTTCCCAACGAGTACCTCTACTACTATTACCGAACCGCGCAAGCTACGGATGCCATCAGGTCGCAACAGGAGACCCGCGGGGCCTCCATCCACCAGCAGCAAAGCTCGCTGTACCCGGCGTTGGTGGAGTCCGACCACGCCTATGCGCTGTGGGACGCCGCGCGTCGGTCACGGGAGGAAGGCTACCTGGCCGAAGCCCGCACCCACGGGGAACAACGGGACGAGGAAGACCTGGCCGGTGGCGGCTACGAACGGGTGGCGTTGGCCCTCATGAAGGCACTCTTCGGGGGTGGGAAGACGCAGTTGATCCTGAACGTTCCCAACTCTCCGGTGTCTTCCGCCGCTGGCCCGGCCACAGCGGATGGTGCGGTACCCGGGCTCCCGGGGGACGCCGTCGTCGAGGTTCCCTGCGAGGTAACGCCCGACGGCGCCCTGCCGCTTGCGCAGGAACGGCCCGCCGCGCAGTTCCTCACCCTGATGAAACGCGTCAAGGAGGTGGAGCGGCTGACCGTCCGTGCTGTCCGGGAGGGCGACCGTGAATCCGCGCTTCGGGCCTTCGCGGCACATCCGCTGGTGGGTTCTGTATCGCTGGGCAAGGATCTGTTGGAACGGTACGAGCAGGCATTCCCGGAACTGCGTGGTCTGTGGTCCTGA
- the rimI gene encoding ribosomal protein S18-alanine N-acetyltransferase yields the protein MTEADIPVVEALERRLFPVDAWPLQMFFDELAQPETRRYVVAEVAGEIVAYAGLMCIEPIADVQTIAVVPEFGGQGIGSAVLTELIEEARRRRAADVLLEVRTDNPRAQKLYVRFGFEQIHVRPRYYRDGTDALIMRLPLNDSTSSEGAPA from the coding sequence ATGACCGAGGCCGATATTCCCGTGGTCGAGGCGTTGGAGCGTCGGTTGTTCCCCGTGGATGCCTGGCCGCTGCAGATGTTCTTTGACGAATTGGCCCAGCCCGAAACCCGCCGCTACGTGGTGGCCGAGGTCGCTGGGGAGATCGTGGCTTATGCCGGGTTGATGTGCATTGAGCCCATAGCGGATGTCCAGACGATCGCCGTCGTGCCTGAATTCGGGGGCCAGGGCATCGGCTCGGCGGTCCTGACCGAACTCATCGAAGAAGCGCGGCGCCGACGGGCCGCAGACGTGCTTTTGGAGGTCCGCACGGACAACCCGCGCGCCCAGAAGCTTTACGTGCGTTTCGGATTCGAACAGATCCACGTCCGCCCGCGCTATTACCGGGATGGCACCGATGCCCTGATCATGCGCCTCCCGTTGAACGATTCCACTTCTTCTGAAGGAGCTCCGGCATGA